Part of the Fusarium musae strain F31 chromosome 3, whole genome shotgun sequence genome, CCCTGCAATGTATGAATCACAAGTAATCCTAAACCTCTGGCACAGAGCATTAACAAGATGAAACGTCCGAACTCTGGTAACTTCAGAGTCTTAGCGGTTGCGAAATTCAGTTAAAGTGAGCAGGATAACAGCTATCCGCCGTGGACTGCATTCATTGTCTATAGGATGTATCAATCTGCCACTCAAAGATGTAGTCAAGGATAAAGCCTATGTAAAAGCCTGTCCAATATATAACATTAACCTTGAACTATACCCTAtccctttactttagtagaGGAAGGATTTTCTTTCCTTAACTGGTCAGGTACTTTCACGCCAGCACTCTCAAGCCACTTCGGGTCCAGATTCTCGATACTGACCGTAGGACTCCAGTTCtcgttgatgttgtcaagagCGAATCCCATACCTAGAAAGCCCCACATATTGTTATTGTGGTACTCTATAGCAAAGTCCTCATACCTGGGCACGCTAATAGTATCCATGTAGTGCAGAGCTGAACCAGGCCTGTAAACTCGAGTCAGCGTTTCTTCATGGTCACCTACCGTCAAGGATTTGGAGTACATACCAGACTGCATTAACACGACCCGTGTCATTGTTCTTGTACCAGGAGCGACAAGAGTCCTTCCAGACACTATGCTTGTACCATTCCTGCGCGTGGTCGTTGAACTGATCCACAACATGCTGCTTGGGCACCCAGTACTTGATATTGTCCCTTTGCATTTTGTGCACAATCTGCACAGCGTACTTGGCTACAGCCTGGACAGGGCCAGCAATTGAGCCGTTTGTGACGGGCCTGTTTCGAATTTAGCCAAGGAGGTCATGTTGAAAGCAAGCCATGCTTATTACTTACCATGTGGGACCGAGGAACATGATAAAGTTGGGCATATCTGCTGAGCCGAGGCCAAGATATCCCTCAGGCGCATTTTCCCACTTCTTACCCAGCTCGATGCCATTGAGGCCAACTAAAGGGAATCCAGGCCGGTAGGTAACATCAAAGCCGGTGGCACATACGATGGTATCGACCTCGCGCTCAatgccatctcctccaaTGATACCCTTTTCCGTGATTGTCTGGGCGTGAGTAAAGTGGACGTCGACGTTTGGCTCCTGAATGGCTTGCATATAAGGGTCGCCGGGAGTGACTCGGCGGCAGCCAAGTTCGAACTTGGGTGTGAAGCCCTTCAACAAGCGCTCATCTTTGATAAACTCCGCCATTCGTTTTCTGAATAGCTCGCGGGCAGCCTTTTGTTTCTCAGTGCCTGCGTAGTAAACCCCCCACTTGCCGTTCATCTGGTTTTCAATATCCTTGGCGTGGGCTACTAGAGTTTCTGGGCGCTCCTTGAATTCTCGCTTCTGTTCCTCCGTATATTCGTAATTGGAGCCGTAGTTGTTTGCGACCTGAACGAACCAG contains:
- a CDS encoding hypothetical protein (EggNog:ENOG41) codes for the protein MIGPDGRYDYSTPGSHGYSIPNVVMGDPSNRRLKVVTIGAGFSGILLAYELQKHCRNVDHVIYEENHEIGGTWLENSPDIWEYLDKVTNTFGLRKYMNFHTEVIDAAFDEARGKWKLKIRRNKPQSGKFDPTKEPEGEIFYDECDLLLYATGILNKFKWPEITGIENFKGRLVHTAHWPEDYQAEQWKQDRVAVIGSGASSVQTVPGMQPYVKHMDVFVRTGVWFVQVANNYGSNYEYTEEQKREFKERPETLVAHAKDIENQMNGKWGVYYAGTEKQKAARELFRKRMAEFIKDERLLKGFTPKFELGCRRVTPGDPYMQAIQEPNVDVHFTHAQTITEKGIIGGDGIEREVDTIVCATGFDVTYRPGFPLVGLNGIELGKKWENAPEGYLGLGSADMPNFIMFLGPTWPVTNGSIAGPVQAVAKYAVQIVHKMQRDNIKYWVPKQHVVDQFNDHAQEWYKHSVWKDSCRSWYKNNDTGRVNAVWPGSALHYMDTISVPRYEDFAIEYHNNNMWGFLGMGFALDNINENWSPTVSIENLDPKWLESAGVKVPDQLRKENPSSTKVKG